A part of Gossypium hirsutum isolate 1008001.06 chromosome A07, Gossypium_hirsutum_v2.1, whole genome shotgun sequence genomic DNA contains:
- the LOC107955577 gene encoding uncharacterized protein — translation MATISAFSTPLRLISKTHFKSPKNLFFYPNSIHFQKKISTFSSNNLTLSFKNSKTLYGTGKLKSAEEEETAVVEQEQEETTVAEQESVSVPVSPSDTLRMYFQADGMLNEAEIPKVTKALEGAEGVSDLKVQVLEGIGTVELTKQTTVQATGVASNLVELIQGAGFKLQTLNLSFDDEEDILV, via the exons ATGGCAACAATTTCAGCATTTTCAACTCCTTTGCGTTTAATCTCCAAAACCCATTTTAAATCTCCCAAAAACCTCTTCTTTTATCCAAATTCTAtccattttcagaaaaaaatttccACCTTTTCTTCCAACAACTTAACCTTATCCTTCAAAAACAGCAAAACTCTTTACGGTACTGGGAAACTCAAGTCtgcagaagaagaagaaacagcTGTTGTTGAACAAGAACAAGAAGAAACAACTGTCGCCGAACAAGAGTCTGTTTCTGTTCCTGTTTCTCCTTCAGACACTCTCAGAATGTACTTCCAG GCAGATGGAATGTTGAATGAAGCTGAAATTCCGAAGGTGACCAAGGCATTAGAG GGAGCAGAAGGTGTTTCCGATTTGAAGGTTCAAGTCCTTGAGGGTATTGGTACTGTTGAG TTAACGAAACAGACGACGGTTCAAGCTACCGGAGTAGCATCCAATTTGGTGGAGCTCATACAAGGTGCAGGATTCAAGTTACAAACATTGAATTTGAGTTTTGATGATGAAGAAGACATTCTTGTCTAG